A genomic segment from Streptomyces sp. NBC_00459 encodes:
- a CDS encoding cellulase family glycosylhydrolase encodes MKGTPHPTRRRSRGPGRLFGLLLALVAAIGLTSTTAFALPSHKDTSLVRLQLADLAAAPKDTVAAMQPSWNLGNTLDAIPDETSWGNPLTTKALFDKIKAEGFRSVRIPVTWSGHQSATAPYTIDATWMNRVKQVVDWALADGLYVVLNVHHDSWQWITTMPTDHDNVLARFKATWTQIAGKFRDSPQSLLFESNNEPQFNNTTDAQGIQYNSELNTAFHTLVRQTGGNNATRLLMLPTLHTNAGQEFLDALVGEMKALNDPNLVATVHFYGWYPFSVNVAGGTKFDATAQKDMSDTFTRIRNTLTSKGIPVYLGEYGLLNYPDHNHPARVELGEGLKYFEQFGYEARTAGVTTALWDAFNFLNRTTFQWRDPAIIDQIKSSWTTRSGTASSDRVFLAKSSAITAQTITLNPNGGSFLGVWQGNTMLTPGRDYTVSGNQLTLSATALTRLAGNRVYGVNATVEARFNRGLPWKIHVTTYDRPVLSNATGNTNGVTIPTQFRGDLLATMEATYADGSNAGPTNWTPYQEFNNAFSPDYPGNALLLTSNFVNSLRDNAQATLVFHFWSGATVTYRVTKSGGSVTGTVG; translated from the coding sequence ATGAAGGGAACGCCACACCCCACCCGTCGCCGCAGTCGCGGCCCCGGCCGTCTGTTCGGCCTCCTCCTGGCGCTGGTCGCCGCGATCGGGCTGACCAGCACCACCGCGTTCGCCCTGCCGAGCCACAAGGACACGTCCCTCGTACGGCTGCAGCTCGCCGATCTCGCCGCCGCCCCGAAGGACACAGTGGCCGCGATGCAGCCCAGCTGGAATCTGGGCAACACCCTCGACGCCATCCCTGACGAGACCTCGTGGGGCAACCCCCTGACCACCAAGGCCCTGTTCGACAAGATCAAGGCCGAGGGCTTCCGCAGTGTCCGGATCCCCGTCACCTGGAGCGGCCACCAGTCCGCCACCGCCCCTTACACGATCGACGCGACCTGGATGAACCGCGTCAAGCAGGTGGTCGACTGGGCGCTGGCCGACGGTCTCTACGTCGTGCTCAACGTCCATCACGACTCGTGGCAGTGGATCACCACCATGCCGACCGACCACGACAACGTCCTGGCCCGCTTCAAGGCCACCTGGACCCAGATCGCGGGCAAGTTCCGCGACTCCCCGCAGTCGCTGCTCTTCGAGAGCAACAACGAGCCGCAGTTCAACAACACCACCGACGCCCAGGGCATCCAGTACAACAGCGAACTGAACACCGCGTTCCACACGTTGGTGCGCCAGACCGGCGGCAACAACGCGACCCGTCTGCTCATGCTGCCCACCCTGCACACCAACGCCGGCCAGGAGTTCCTCGACGCCCTGGTCGGCGAGATGAAGGCGCTGAACGACCCCAACCTCGTGGCCACCGTGCACTTCTACGGCTGGTACCCGTTCAGCGTGAACGTCGCCGGCGGCACGAAGTTCGACGCCACCGCGCAGAAGGACATGAGCGACACCTTCACCCGGATCCGCAACACCCTGACCTCCAAGGGCATCCCCGTCTATCTGGGCGAGTACGGCCTGCTGAACTACCCCGACCACAACCACCCCGCCCGCGTCGAACTGGGCGAGGGGCTCAAGTACTTCGAGCAGTTCGGCTATGAAGCCCGCACGGCCGGCGTGACCACGGCTCTGTGGGACGCCTTCAACTTCCTGAACCGCACCACGTTCCAGTGGCGCGACCCCGCCATCATCGACCAGATCAAGTCGAGCTGGACCACCCGCTCCGGAACCGCCTCCTCGGACCGGGTCTTCCTGGCGAAGTCGAGCGCGATCACCGCCCAGACGATCACCCTGAACCCGAACGGCGGTAGTTTCCTGGGGGTTTGGCAGGGCAACACCATGCTCACTCCGGGCCGGGACTACACCGTCTCCGGCAACCAGCTCACGCTCTCGGCCACCGCGCTCACCCGGCTGGCCGGCAACCGCGTCTACGGGGTCAACGCGACCGTCGAGGCCCGCTTCAACCGGGGCCTGCCCTGGAAGATCCACGTGACCACGTACGACAGGCCGGTGCTCTCGAACGCGACCGGCAACACCAACGGTGTCACCATCCCCACCCAGTTCCGCGGTGACCTGCTGGCGACCATGGAGGCCACGTACGCCGACGGCAGCAACGCCGGCCCGACGAACTGGACTCCCTACCAGGAGTTCAACAACGCCTTCTCCCCCGACTACCCGGGCAACGCACTGCTGCTCACCTCGAACTTCGTCAACTCGCTGCGGGACAACGCGCAGGCGACCCTCGTCTTCCATTTCTGGAGCGGTGCCACCGTGACGTACCGCGTGACGAAGTCCGGAGGTTCGGTGACCGGCACCGTCGGCTGA
- a CDS encoding alpha-galactosidase, with protein sequence MTSAPQILRWGHRALEVEIGVGEDGTARLTRIGLPGGTPPEPRSWPPLPLVEVTAAGHGRAWSGGRLIDTSLGGRLRHRTHQVTRDGDWHVLTVELHDPETGLVAEVTYRSPEGVPVLRAEVLLRNDGAATLHLESVSSLVVGTLADGPEAIDAADLLWAENDWVAECRWQRRPMRVTSPGLGDRVVYDNGKGEFTQTGRGVWSSCGRLPMGGLTDRHPGRTWLWQIEHNGGGWHWECGERDTLAYLAMFGPNDTHHGWRHPLEAGAEFRTVPVALAFSDDGGPDEAFAALTRYRRALRRPHPDHRQLPVIFNDYMNCLMGDPTTEKLLPLIDAAAEAGAEYFVIDAGWYDGENGGWWDSVGAWEPAASRFPGERGIHEVLDRIRERGMVPGLWLEPEVIGVRSPMAKSLPDEAFFRRDGIRVTETGRHHLDLRHPAARAHLDQVVDRLVGEWGVGYLKLDHNIDPGSGTSAHPGETPGAGLLGHNRAHLAWLDGILDRYPHLVVENCSSGGMRWDYALLSRLQLQSTSDQQNLQLYAPIAASAPTAVTPEQGAVWAYPLPEHSQDEVAFTMANALLGRIHLSGLLPELRPEARALVHEGVAVYKALRADLARSVPVWPLGLPVWDDPWLALALRTPDTTYVTVWRRPGAEATTVLPLPHLRGSAAPAEVLYPTAHRAVLSWDPDTADLTLTLPTAPSAVLIRLTHTVPEAS encoded by the coding sequence ATGACCAGCGCACCGCAGATCCTCCGATGGGGCCACCGGGCCCTGGAGGTCGAGATCGGCGTCGGCGAAGACGGCACCGCCCGCCTCACCCGTATCGGCCTCCCCGGCGGGACACCCCCCGAGCCGCGTTCGTGGCCTCCGCTGCCCCTGGTGGAAGTGACGGCCGCGGGTCACGGCCGGGCCTGGTCGGGCGGACGCCTCATCGACACGTCCCTCGGCGGACGGCTGCGGCACCGCACGCACCAGGTGACCCGCGACGGCGACTGGCACGTACTCACCGTCGAACTCCACGATCCCGAGACCGGGCTCGTCGCCGAGGTGACCTACCGCTCGCCGGAAGGAGTGCCCGTGCTGCGCGCCGAGGTGCTCCTGCGCAACGACGGGGCAGCCACCCTCCACCTGGAGTCCGTCTCGTCCCTCGTCGTGGGCACTCTCGCGGACGGTCCGGAGGCCATCGACGCCGCCGACCTGCTGTGGGCCGAGAACGACTGGGTCGCCGAATGCCGCTGGCAGCGCAGGCCGATGCGCGTGACCTCGCCGGGCCTGGGCGACCGCGTCGTCTACGACAACGGCAAGGGGGAGTTCACGCAGACCGGGCGGGGCGTGTGGTCCAGCTGCGGCCGGCTGCCCATGGGGGGTCTGACCGACCGTCACCCGGGCCGCACCTGGCTGTGGCAGATCGAGCACAACGGCGGCGGCTGGCACTGGGAGTGCGGAGAACGCGACACGCTGGCCTACCTGGCCATGTTCGGCCCGAACGACACCCACCACGGCTGGCGGCATCCGCTGGAGGCGGGCGCGGAGTTCCGTACCGTGCCCGTCGCCCTCGCCTTCAGCGACGACGGCGGCCCCGACGAGGCGTTCGCCGCGCTCACCCGCTACCGTCGCGCCCTGCGCCGCCCGCACCCCGACCACCGGCAACTCCCCGTCATCTTCAACGACTACATGAACTGCCTGATGGGTGACCCCACCACGGAGAAGCTGCTGCCACTGATCGACGCGGCGGCCGAGGCGGGCGCGGAGTACTTCGTCATCGACGCCGGCTGGTACGACGGTGAGAACGGCGGCTGGTGGGACAGCGTCGGCGCCTGGGAACCGGCCGCCTCCCGCTTCCCCGGGGAGCGCGGGATCCACGAGGTGCTGGACCGTATCCGGGAACGCGGCATGGTCCCCGGTCTGTGGCTGGAGCCGGAGGTGATCGGCGTCCGCAGTCCCATGGCCAAGTCCCTGCCCGACGAGGCCTTCTTCCGCCGCGACGGCATCCGTGTCACCGAGACCGGCCGCCACCACCTGGACCTGCGCCACCCCGCCGCCCGCGCCCACCTGGACCAGGTGGTGGACCGGCTGGTCGGTGAGTGGGGGGTCGGCTACCTCAAGCTCGACCACAACATCGACCCCGGCTCCGGCACCAGCGCCCACCCCGGCGAGACCCCGGGCGCCGGACTCCTCGGCCACAACCGTGCCCATCTCGCCTGGCTCGACGGCATCCTGGACCGCTACCCGCACCTGGTGGTGGAGAACTGCTCCTCCGGCGGTATGCGCTGGGACTACGCACTGCTGTCCCGGCTGCAGCTGCAGTCCACCAGCGACCAGCAGAACCTCCAGCTGTACGCCCCCATCGCGGCCTCCGCGCCGACCGCCGTCACCCCCGAGCAGGGCGCCGTCTGGGCCTACCCGCTGCCGGAGCACTCCCAGGACGAGGTGGCCTTCACCATGGCCAACGCCCTCCTCGGCCGCATCCACCTGTCGGGCCTCCTGCCCGAACTGCGGCCCGAGGCCCGCGCCCTGGTCCACGAGGGCGTCGCCGTGTACAAGGCCCTACGCGCCGACCTGGCCCGGTCGGTGCCCGTCTGGCCGCTCGGTCTGCCGGTCTGGGACGACCCCTGGCTCGCCCTGGCCCTGCGGACTCCGGACACCACGTACGTCACCGTCTGGCGCCGCCCCGGCGCCGAGGCCACTACGGTCCTCCCCCTGCCCCATCTCCGCGGCTCGGCGGCACCGGCCGAGGTGCTCTACCCCACCGCACACCGGGCCGTCCTCTCCTGGGACCCCGACACCGCCGACCTCACGCTGACGCTGCCCACGGCTCCGTCCGCCGTACTGATCCGCCTCACCCACACGGTGCCCGAGGCGTCCTGA
- a CDS encoding glycoside hydrolase family 43 protein, whose translation MSDKQQTDATFPNPVIPGFHPDPSICRVGDDHYIVCSSFEYFPGIPVFHSRDLLHWTQIGNALDRPSQLRLTDTRSSGGIYAPTLRHHDGRFWLIVTNVTEGGGNMLFTATDPAGPWSDPVRLPDVPGIDPDLAWDEDGTCWCTVAGVSQVRIDPYTGESFGPRRQLWSGAPGAKAPEAPHLYRIGDHWYLLIAEGGTERCHGVSIARGRTPTGPFEPCPDNPILTHRGTDHPIQNTGHADLVQRSDGSWWMVFLGVRPGGGSPGWHVLGRETFLAPVEWVDGWPVVGEVTSELPAPSWPLVPGPVQSVRDDFDLSELRPQWISVRDRPAEHCTTKERSGWLTLRARGGSLDEPDVVFVGRRQQHLTCEARTRIDPAEGRGGLAVRLDEEHHYEIEASEGEVRVLSRIGPLRTVVESRSVPAGPVVLGVRVRATVPLDARTGPDTLTLGIEEPDGTFTALGTLDGRYLSTEVAGGFTGRVIGMYAATGTVHFDWFDYEPLTR comes from the coding sequence GTGTCGGACAAGCAGCAGACGGACGCCACCTTCCCCAACCCCGTCATCCCAGGCTTCCACCCCGACCCCAGCATCTGCCGCGTGGGCGACGACCACTACATCGTCTGTTCCAGCTTCGAGTACTTCCCCGGCATCCCCGTCTTCCACAGCCGCGACCTGCTGCACTGGACACAGATCGGCAACGCCCTCGACCGGCCGAGCCAGCTTCGCCTCACGGACACACGGTCGTCCGGCGGTATCTACGCCCCCACCCTGCGCCACCACGACGGCCGCTTCTGGCTGATCGTCACCAACGTGACCGAGGGCGGCGGCAACATGCTGTTCACCGCCACCGATCCCGCCGGGCCCTGGTCCGATCCGGTCCGTCTGCCCGACGTCCCCGGCATCGACCCGGACCTCGCGTGGGACGAGGACGGCACCTGCTGGTGCACGGTCGCCGGGGTCTCGCAGGTCCGCATCGACCCGTACACGGGGGAGTCGTTCGGACCGCGGCGCCAGCTGTGGTCCGGCGCCCCCGGCGCCAAGGCTCCGGAAGCTCCGCACCTGTACCGGATCGGCGACCACTGGTACCTGCTCATCGCCGAGGGCGGCACCGAGCGCTGCCACGGCGTCTCGATCGCCCGTGGACGGACGCCCACGGGCCCGTTCGAGCCGTGCCCGGACAACCCCATCCTCACCCACCGCGGCACCGACCACCCCATCCAGAACACCGGCCACGCCGACCTGGTCCAGCGGTCCGACGGCTCGTGGTGGATGGTGTTCCTTGGCGTCCGGCCGGGTGGTGGAAGCCCGGGCTGGCACGTGCTGGGCCGCGAGACCTTCCTGGCACCGGTCGAGTGGGTCGACGGCTGGCCTGTCGTCGGCGAGGTGACATCCGAACTGCCCGCGCCCTCCTGGCCGCTCGTCCCCGGCCCCGTCCAGTCGGTCCGGGACGACTTCGATCTCAGCGAACTGCGTCCGCAGTGGATCTCCGTGCGCGACCGTCCGGCGGAGCACTGCACCACCAAGGAACGGTCCGGCTGGCTGACGCTGCGCGCCCGGGGCGGCTCCCTGGACGAACCCGACGTCGTGTTCGTCGGCCGCCGCCAGCAGCACCTGACGTGCGAGGCGCGCACGCGGATCGACCCGGCGGAAGGGCGCGGCGGACTCGCCGTACGCCTGGACGAGGAGCACCACTACGAGATCGAGGCGTCCGAAGGAGAGGTGCGCGTCCTCAGCCGGATCGGACCGCTGCGCACCGTCGTGGAGTCCCGGTCCGTGCCCGCCGGGCCCGTGGTCCTCGGCGTCCGCGTCCGCGCCACCGTTCCCCTGGACGCCCGCACCGGGCCCGACACCCTCACGCTCGGCATCGAGGAGCCGGACGGCACGTTCACCGCGCTCGGCACCCTCGACGGCCGCTATCTGTCGACCGAAGTGGCCGGCGGCTTCACCGGCCGGGTCATCGGCATGTACGCCGCGACCGGCACCGTCCACTTCGACTGGTTCGACTACGAGCCGCTCACCCGCTGA